In Synechococcus sp. Nb3U1, one DNA window encodes the following:
- a CDS encoding response regulator has product MHTINLTVDPGPSSGLGETFSVQTQPLLLIADDDPSQRLLIRHVMSKEGYRMIEASNGESCLETFTARLPDIVLLDAVMPQLDGFECCRRLRAQNPDLPVLMVTALDDETSVAEAFAAGATDYIPKPIYWPVLKQRIRYLLEVSRAHHHLRKLNQALEEKVKERTA; this is encoded by the coding sequence ATGCACACCATCAATTTGACTGTAGATCCTGGCCCATCCTCGGGCTTGGGTGAGACCTTCTCTGTCCAGACCCAGCCATTGCTGTTGATTGCCGACGATGACCCTAGCCAACGGCTGTTGATCCGCCATGTCATGAGCAAAGAGGGCTATAGGATGATCGAGGCCAGCAATGGGGAGAGCTGTTTGGAGACTTTTACTGCCCGGCTGCCGGATATAGTGTTGCTAGATGCGGTTATGCCGCAGTTGGATGGGTTTGAGTGTTGCCGTCGTCTCCGTGCTCAAAACCCAGATTTGCCGGTTCTGATGGTGACTGCTCTCGATGATGAAACCTCTGTAGCCGAGGCCTTTGCTGCAGGCGCCACCGACTATATCCCCAAACCCATTTACTGGCCGGTGTTGAAGCAACGCATTCGTTATTTGCTTGAAGTTAGCCGTGCCCATCATCACTTACGGAAACTCAACCAAGCCCTGGAAGAAAAAGTCAAGGAGCGCACTGCCTAG
- a CDS encoding sensor histidine kinase — MACQVEGLQQLHRLKDDFLATVSHELRTPLTKVELALQLLGRTPLNEKQQQYHRIALEECHVEISLINKLLDLQRLETKDLAASVSAIDLNDFWVSLLASVQERTQAQHLTLKITNPPPAAVIRTHLQHLSQILQELLENACKFTQPGGTICLEIQPVPAGFEFKVGNTAQIEADQLPRLFDRFYRISSADPWAQQGSGLGLALVKQWVEYLQGQIRVTSQAEWTWFILRLPDLK; from the coding sequence TTGGCCTGCCAAGTGGAGGGTCTGCAACAACTGCATCGCCTCAAGGATGACTTTCTGGCTACCGTCTCCCACGAGCTGCGCACCCCCCTGACCAAGGTGGAACTGGCGCTACAACTTTTGGGCCGCACACCCCTAAACGAGAAACAACAGCAATACCACCGCATTGCTCTAGAGGAATGCCATGTTGAGATCAGCTTGATCAATAAATTGCTGGATTTGCAACGTCTAGAAACCAAGGATCTGGCGGCTTCTGTCTCCGCCATTGATCTGAACGATTTTTGGGTGAGCCTGCTTGCCTCAGTACAGGAGCGGACACAGGCGCAACACCTAACCCTAAAGATCACCAATCCGCCGCCTGCAGCGGTGATTCGTACTCATTTGCAGCACCTCAGCCAGATTTTGCAGGAACTCCTAGAGAATGCCTGCAAATTTACCCAGCCGGGGGGAACGATTTGCCTAGAGATTCAGCCGGTTCCAGCAGGGTTTGAGTTCAAGGTCGGGAACACCGCCCAAATCGAGGCTGACCAGTTGCCTCGCCTGTTTGATCGCTTTTATCGAATCTCCTCTGCGGATCCCTGGGCCCAACAGGGGAGTGGCTTGGGGTTGGCTTTGGTGAAGCAGTGGGTGGAGTATCTACAGGGGCAGATCCGGGTCACCAGCCAAGCGGAATGGACGTGGTTTATCCTCAGGCTGCCAGACCTAAAGTGA
- a CDS encoding HesB/IscA family protein, with translation MSFPAMITVTDSAVQELKRLRSKYEKEGSEPILRLGVKPSGCSGLSYVMNFEPHSNPDDQTFDFDGIRVAVDPLSMTLISGITIDFSEDLLGGGFRFKNPNAVASCGCGTSFATSETAAVASH, from the coding sequence GTGAGCTTTCCCGCCATGATCACCGTTACCGATAGCGCCGTACAAGAATTGAAGCGCCTGCGCAGCAAGTACGAAAAAGAGGGATCCGAGCCGATTTTGCGCTTGGGGGTGAAACCCAGTGGCTGTTCTGGCCTTTCTTATGTGATGAACTTTGAGCCTCATTCCAATCCCGACGATCAAACCTTTGATTTTGATGGCATCCGGGTGGCAGTGGATCCCTTGAGCATGACCCTGATCAGCGGTATCACCATCGATTTTTCTGAGGATTTGCTGGGGGGCGGCTTCCGCTTCAAGAATCCCAATGCCGTCGCCAGTTGTGGTTGTGGTACCTCTTTTGCGACTTCCGAAACCGCTGCTGTTGCCAGCCACTGA